The Roseiconus lacunae genomic sequence AAGAAACAACCCCACGGCCGCACTGTACGCCAGTCACACCGACAGCTCTCAGGGATCGAATCGGTTAAGTTTAGAACTCGTGTTCTAAACCCTCATCTTCTGAAACTCGAATACTCTCGGTTTACGGTGGCAACGATGGGCTCAAATTCTCTGGAAAGCTTTCCGGCCGGGTGCACTCGAATTCGGCCATTCCTTGGTGCGGCCGACTTCGAACTTTCGCGGTCGTTTTATCGTGAACTCGGATTTGTAGAGCGAACGATCTCAGACCAGATGTCGGCGTTTCATTCTCAGTCGGTCTGGTTCTATCTCCAGCGATACTACGTCAAGGATTGGGTTGATAACACGATGGTGTTCCTGGAGGTCGATGATGTCGCGCGGCGGCGTTCGGAAATCGTCGCCCTGGGGATCGTCGATCGGTTTCCCAGCGTGCGTCTGAGTGAG encodes the following:
- a CDS encoding VOC family protein; protein product: MGSNSLESFPAGCTRIRPFLGAADFELSRSFYRELGFVERTISDQMSAFHSQSVWFYLQRYYVKDWVDNTMVFLEVDDVARRRSEIVALGIVDRFPSVRLSEIQENDWGREFFLHDPSGNLWHIGSFKVG